A stretch of Solea senegalensis isolate Sse05_10M linkage group LG10, IFAPA_SoseM_1, whole genome shotgun sequence DNA encodes these proteins:
- the LOC122775795 gene encoding ankyrin repeat domain-containing protein SOWAHA isoform X6, whose amino-acid sequence MEDDLQDPPLDQDFQQCSSAVTPQDQEQDQSSDCPPSDLDRDGVLDADRIDEVQMAVLGGHKEETQQSNLFTGVFQQGLLQTEQIQDRGSAADVDRGLPQDQDLTTAAANEDEARASCDGVPALVVTQAEEASAASVKPPPSPEPPERPGEPARVSTDPSLSCSGDGRDMTCADLLSLRSDSVSLASETTVSRRSEEDDTRSLTTSSVMSLFHRLQLDPLEKAWWRSSALGNMAAQRQLLAQEPSLVLKKDFLTGYTALHWAAKQGRQEVVDMMLRSGANVNVRSHGGYTPLHLASIHGHQHVVHALVNDYNAKTSVRDYHGKVAVHYWSGCSDVFHIAETQEAGGRFSRRRRTQRSSLSSLSSLSSLLMSHSRSQGPSGLSVPAAESEYVQGPPPI is encoded by the exons ATGGAAGACGATCTCCAGGATCCCCCACTGGATCAAGACTTCCAGCAGTGCAGCTCTGCGGTGACTCCTCAAGACCAAGAACAGGACCAGAGTTCTGATTGTCCTCCCTCTGATCTGGATCGGGATGGAGTTCTAGATGCAGACAGGATTGATGAGGTTCAGATGGCGGTCCTTGGTGGTcacaaagaagaaacacaacagtcaaaTCTGTTTACAGGTGTTTTCCAACAGGGTTTGTTACAAACGGAGCAGATCCAGGACCGAGGGTCAGCAGCTGACGTGGACAGAG GTTTGCCTCAGGACCAGGACCTGACAACTGCTGCAGCCAATGAGGACGAGGCTCGGGCGTCATGTGACGGCGTCCCAGCGTTGGTTGTCACTCAGGCAGAGGAG GCGTCAGCCGCTTCAGTCAAGCCTCCGCCGAGTCCAGAACCACCAGAGAGACCCGGAGAACCGGCGAGGGTCTCCACAGATCCCAGTCTGAGCTGCAGCGGTGACGGACGAGACATGACCTGCGCCGACCTCCTGTCTCTGAGGAGCGACTCCGTGTCTCTGGCCAGTGAGACGACCGTCTCCAGGAGG agTGAAGAGGACGACACCAGGAGTTTGACCACCTCCTCTGTCATg TCTCTGTTCCACAGGCTGCAGCTGGATCCTCTGGAGAAGGCCTGGTGGCGGAGCTCCGCTCTGGGGAACATGGCGGCGCAGAGGCAGCTGCTCGCTCAGGAACCGAGTCTGGTGTTGAAAAAA GACTTCCTCACC GGG TAT ACAGCACTTCACTGGGCAGCGAAGCAGGGACGTCAGGAGGTGGTGGACATGATGCTTCGCTCCGGCGCCAACGTCAACGTCAGATCA CAT GGG GGTTACACACCTCTACACCTGGCGTCCATCCACGGACACCAGCACGTTGTCCACGCCCTCGTCAACGACTACA ATGCTAAAACCAGCGTCAGAGATTATCACGGGAAGGTGGCGGTTCATTACTGGAGCGGCTGCTCCGACGTCTTCCACATAGCGGAGACTCAGGAAG CAGGTGGGAGGTTTTCTCGAAGACGTAGGACGCAGCgcagctctctgtcctctctgtcctctctgtcctctctgctcATGTCTCACTCCCGCAGTCAGGGACCTTCAGGTTTGAGTGTCCCTGCTGCAGAGAGTGAGTATGTTCAGGGACCGCCTCCCATCTGA
- the LOC122775795 gene encoding ankyrin repeat domain-containing protein SOWAHC isoform X7, with product MEDDLQDPPLDQDFQQCSSAVTPQDQEQDQSSDCPPSDLDRDGVLDADRIDEGLLQTEQIQDRGSAADVDRGLPQDQDLTTAAANEDEARASCDGVPALVVTQAEEVGQKGMMGSKASAASVKPPPSPEPPERPGEPARVSTDPSLSCSGDGRDMTCADLLSLRSDSVSLASETTVSRRSEEDDTRSLTTSSVMSLFHRLQLDPLEKAWWRSSALGNMAAQRQLLAQEPSLVLKKDFLTGYTALHWAAKQGRQEVVDMMLRSGANVNVRSHGGYTPLHLASIHGHQHVVHALVNDYNAKTSVRDYHGKVAVHYWSGCSDVFHIAETQEAGGRFSRRRRTQRSSLSSLSSLSSLLMSHSRSQGPSGLSVPAAESEYVQGPPPI from the exons ATGGAAGACGATCTCCAGGATCCCCCACTGGATCAAGACTTCCAGCAGTGCAGCTCTGCGGTGACTCCTCAAGACCAAGAACAGGACCAGAGTTCTGATTGTCCTCCCTCTGATCTGGATCGGGATGGAGTTCTAGATGCAGACAGGATTGATGAG GGTTTGTTACAAACGGAGCAGATCCAGGACCGAGGGTCAGCAGCTGACGTGGACAGAG GTTTGCCTCAGGACCAGGACCTGACAACTGCTGCAGCCAATGAGGACGAGGCTCGGGCGTCATGTGACGGCGTCCCAGCGTTGGTTGTCACTCAGGCAGAGGAGGTGGGAcagaaaggcatgatgggaagtAAA GCGTCAGCCGCTTCAGTCAAGCCTCCGCCGAGTCCAGAACCACCAGAGAGACCCGGAGAACCGGCGAGGGTCTCCACAGATCCCAGTCTGAGCTGCAGCGGTGACGGACGAGACATGACCTGCGCCGACCTCCTGTCTCTGAGGAGCGACTCCGTGTCTCTGGCCAGTGAGACGACCGTCTCCAGGAGG agTGAAGAGGACGACACCAGGAGTTTGACCACCTCCTCTGTCATg TCTCTGTTCCACAGGCTGCAGCTGGATCCTCTGGAGAAGGCCTGGTGGCGGAGCTCCGCTCTGGGGAACATGGCGGCGCAGAGGCAGCTGCTCGCTCAGGAACCGAGTCTGGTGTTGAAAAAA GACTTCCTCACC GGG TAT ACAGCACTTCACTGGGCAGCGAAGCAGGGACGTCAGGAGGTGGTGGACATGATGCTTCGCTCCGGCGCCAACGTCAACGTCAGATCA CAT GGG GGTTACACACCTCTACACCTGGCGTCCATCCACGGACACCAGCACGTTGTCCACGCCCTCGTCAACGACTACA ATGCTAAAACCAGCGTCAGAGATTATCACGGGAAGGTGGCGGTTCATTACTGGAGCGGCTGCTCCGACGTCTTCCACATAGCGGAGACTCAGGAAG CAGGTGGGAGGTTTTCTCGAAGACGTAGGACGCAGCgcagctctctgtcctctctgtcctctctgtcctctctgctcATGTCTCACTCCCGCAGTCAGGGACCTTCAGGTTTGAGTGTCCCTGCTGCAGAGAGTGAGTATGTTCAGGGACCGCCTCCCATCTGA
- the LOC122775795 gene encoding ankyrin repeat domain-containing protein SOWAHC isoform X1, with product MEDDLQDPPLDQDFQQCSSAVTPQDQEQDQSSDCPPSDLDRDGVLDADRIDEVQMAVLGGHKEETQQSNLFTGVFQQGLLQTEQIQDRGSAADVDRGLPQDQDLTTAAANEDEARASCDGVPALVVTQAEEVGQKGMMGSKASAASVKPPPSPEPPERPGEPARVSTDPSLSCSGDGRDMTCADLLSLRSDSVSLASETTVSRRSEEDDTRSLTTSSVMSLFHRLQLDPLEKAWWRSSALGNMAAQRQLLAQEPSLVLKKDFLTGYTALHWAAKQGRQEVVDMMLRSGANVNVRSHGGYTPLHLASIHGHQHVVHALVNDYNAKTSVRDYHGKVAVHYWSGCSDVFHIAETQEAGGRFSRRRRTQRSSLSSLSSLSSLLMSHSRSQGPSGLSVPAAESEYVQGPPPI from the exons ATGGAAGACGATCTCCAGGATCCCCCACTGGATCAAGACTTCCAGCAGTGCAGCTCTGCGGTGACTCCTCAAGACCAAGAACAGGACCAGAGTTCTGATTGTCCTCCCTCTGATCTGGATCGGGATGGAGTTCTAGATGCAGACAGGATTGATGAGGTTCAGATGGCGGTCCTTGGTGGTcacaaagaagaaacacaacagtcaaaTCTGTTTACAGGTGTTTTCCAACAGGGTTTGTTACAAACGGAGCAGATCCAGGACCGAGGGTCAGCAGCTGACGTGGACAGAG GTTTGCCTCAGGACCAGGACCTGACAACTGCTGCAGCCAATGAGGACGAGGCTCGGGCGTCATGTGACGGCGTCCCAGCGTTGGTTGTCACTCAGGCAGAGGAGGTGGGAcagaaaggcatgatgggaagtAAA GCGTCAGCCGCTTCAGTCAAGCCTCCGCCGAGTCCAGAACCACCAGAGAGACCCGGAGAACCGGCGAGGGTCTCCACAGATCCCAGTCTGAGCTGCAGCGGTGACGGACGAGACATGACCTGCGCCGACCTCCTGTCTCTGAGGAGCGACTCCGTGTCTCTGGCCAGTGAGACGACCGTCTCCAGGAGG agTGAAGAGGACGACACCAGGAGTTTGACCACCTCCTCTGTCATg TCTCTGTTCCACAGGCTGCAGCTGGATCCTCTGGAGAAGGCCTGGTGGCGGAGCTCCGCTCTGGGGAACATGGCGGCGCAGAGGCAGCTGCTCGCTCAGGAACCGAGTCTGGTGTTGAAAAAA GACTTCCTCACC GGG TAT ACAGCACTTCACTGGGCAGCGAAGCAGGGACGTCAGGAGGTGGTGGACATGATGCTTCGCTCCGGCGCCAACGTCAACGTCAGATCA CAT GGG GGTTACACACCTCTACACCTGGCGTCCATCCACGGACACCAGCACGTTGTCCACGCCCTCGTCAACGACTACA ATGCTAAAACCAGCGTCAGAGATTATCACGGGAAGGTGGCGGTTCATTACTGGAGCGGCTGCTCCGACGTCTTCCACATAGCGGAGACTCAGGAAG CAGGTGGGAGGTTTTCTCGAAGACGTAGGACGCAGCgcagctctctgtcctctctgtcctctctgtcctctctgctcATGTCTCACTCCCGCAGTCAGGGACCTTCAGGTTTGAGTGTCCCTGCTGCAGAGAGTGAGTATGTTCAGGGACCGCCTCCCATCTGA
- the LOC122775795 gene encoding ankyrin repeat domain-containing protein SOWAHC isoform X3, with translation MEDDLQDPPLDQDFQQCSSAVTPQDQEQDQSSDCPPSDLDRDGVLDADRIDEVQMAVLGGHKEETQQSNLFTGVFQQGLLQTEQIQDRGSAADVDRGLPQDQDLTTAAANEDEARASCDGVPALVVTQAEEVGQKGMMGSKASAASVKPPPSPEPPERPGEPARVSTDPSLSCSGDGRDMTCADLLSLRSDSVSLASETTVSRRSEEDDTRSLTTSSVMSLFHRLQLDPLEKAWWRSSALGNMAAQRQLLAQEPSLVLKKDFLTGYTALHWAAKQGRQEVVDMMLRSGANVNVRSHGYTPLHLASIHGHQHVVHALVNDYNAKTSVRDYHGKVAVHYWSGCSDVFHIAETQEAGGRFSRRRRTQRSSLSSLSSLSSLLMSHSRSQGPSGLSVPAAESEYVQGPPPI, from the exons ATGGAAGACGATCTCCAGGATCCCCCACTGGATCAAGACTTCCAGCAGTGCAGCTCTGCGGTGACTCCTCAAGACCAAGAACAGGACCAGAGTTCTGATTGTCCTCCCTCTGATCTGGATCGGGATGGAGTTCTAGATGCAGACAGGATTGATGAGGTTCAGATGGCGGTCCTTGGTGGTcacaaagaagaaacacaacagtcaaaTCTGTTTACAGGTGTTTTCCAACAGGGTTTGTTACAAACGGAGCAGATCCAGGACCGAGGGTCAGCAGCTGACGTGGACAGAG GTTTGCCTCAGGACCAGGACCTGACAACTGCTGCAGCCAATGAGGACGAGGCTCGGGCGTCATGTGACGGCGTCCCAGCGTTGGTTGTCACTCAGGCAGAGGAGGTGGGAcagaaaggcatgatgggaagtAAA GCGTCAGCCGCTTCAGTCAAGCCTCCGCCGAGTCCAGAACCACCAGAGAGACCCGGAGAACCGGCGAGGGTCTCCACAGATCCCAGTCTGAGCTGCAGCGGTGACGGACGAGACATGACCTGCGCCGACCTCCTGTCTCTGAGGAGCGACTCCGTGTCTCTGGCCAGTGAGACGACCGTCTCCAGGAGG agTGAAGAGGACGACACCAGGAGTTTGACCACCTCCTCTGTCATg TCTCTGTTCCACAGGCTGCAGCTGGATCCTCTGGAGAAGGCCTGGTGGCGGAGCTCCGCTCTGGGGAACATGGCGGCGCAGAGGCAGCTGCTCGCTCAGGAACCGAGTCTGGTGTTGAAAAAA GACTTCCTCACC GGG TAT ACAGCACTTCACTGGGCAGCGAAGCAGGGACGTCAGGAGGTGGTGGACATGATGCTTCGCTCCGGCGCCAACGTCAACGTCAGATCA CAT GGTTACACACCTCTACACCTGGCGTCCATCCACGGACACCAGCACGTTGTCCACGCCCTCGTCAACGACTACA ATGCTAAAACCAGCGTCAGAGATTATCACGGGAAGGTGGCGGTTCATTACTGGAGCGGCTGCTCCGACGTCTTCCACATAGCGGAGACTCAGGAAG CAGGTGGGAGGTTTTCTCGAAGACGTAGGACGCAGCgcagctctctgtcctctctgtcctctctgtcctctctgctcATGTCTCACTCCCGCAGTCAGGGACCTTCAGGTTTGAGTGTCCCTGCTGCAGAGAGTGAGTATGTTCAGGGACCGCCTCCCATCTGA
- the LOC122775795 gene encoding ankyrin repeat domain-containing protein SOWAHC isoform X2: MEDDLQDPPLDQDFQQCSSAVTPQDQEQDQSSDCPPSDLDRDGVLDADRIDEVQMAVLGGHKEETQQSNLFTGVFQQGLLQTEQIQDRGSAADVDRGLPQDQDLTTAAANEDEARASCDGVPALVVTQAEEVGQKGMMGSKASAASVKPPPSPEPPERPGEPARVSTDPSLSCSGDGRDMTCADLLSLRSDSVSLASETTVSRRSEEDDTRSLTTSSVMSLFHRLQLDPLEKAWWRSSALGNMAAQRQLLAQEPSLVLKKDFLTGTALHWAAKQGRQEVVDMMLRSGANVNVRSHGGYTPLHLASIHGHQHVVHALVNDYNAKTSVRDYHGKVAVHYWSGCSDVFHIAETQEAGGRFSRRRRTQRSSLSSLSSLSSLLMSHSRSQGPSGLSVPAAESEYVQGPPPI; encoded by the exons ATGGAAGACGATCTCCAGGATCCCCCACTGGATCAAGACTTCCAGCAGTGCAGCTCTGCGGTGACTCCTCAAGACCAAGAACAGGACCAGAGTTCTGATTGTCCTCCCTCTGATCTGGATCGGGATGGAGTTCTAGATGCAGACAGGATTGATGAGGTTCAGATGGCGGTCCTTGGTGGTcacaaagaagaaacacaacagtcaaaTCTGTTTACAGGTGTTTTCCAACAGGGTTTGTTACAAACGGAGCAGATCCAGGACCGAGGGTCAGCAGCTGACGTGGACAGAG GTTTGCCTCAGGACCAGGACCTGACAACTGCTGCAGCCAATGAGGACGAGGCTCGGGCGTCATGTGACGGCGTCCCAGCGTTGGTTGTCACTCAGGCAGAGGAGGTGGGAcagaaaggcatgatgggaagtAAA GCGTCAGCCGCTTCAGTCAAGCCTCCGCCGAGTCCAGAACCACCAGAGAGACCCGGAGAACCGGCGAGGGTCTCCACAGATCCCAGTCTGAGCTGCAGCGGTGACGGACGAGACATGACCTGCGCCGACCTCCTGTCTCTGAGGAGCGACTCCGTGTCTCTGGCCAGTGAGACGACCGTCTCCAGGAGG agTGAAGAGGACGACACCAGGAGTTTGACCACCTCCTCTGTCATg TCTCTGTTCCACAGGCTGCAGCTGGATCCTCTGGAGAAGGCCTGGTGGCGGAGCTCCGCTCTGGGGAACATGGCGGCGCAGAGGCAGCTGCTCGCTCAGGAACCGAGTCTGGTGTTGAAAAAA GACTTCCTCACC GGG ACAGCACTTCACTGGGCAGCGAAGCAGGGACGTCAGGAGGTGGTGGACATGATGCTTCGCTCCGGCGCCAACGTCAACGTCAGATCA CAT GGG GGTTACACACCTCTACACCTGGCGTCCATCCACGGACACCAGCACGTTGTCCACGCCCTCGTCAACGACTACA ATGCTAAAACCAGCGTCAGAGATTATCACGGGAAGGTGGCGGTTCATTACTGGAGCGGCTGCTCCGACGTCTTCCACATAGCGGAGACTCAGGAAG CAGGTGGGAGGTTTTCTCGAAGACGTAGGACGCAGCgcagctctctgtcctctctgtcctctctgtcctctctgctcATGTCTCACTCCCGCAGTCAGGGACCTTCAGGTTTGAGTGTCCCTGCTGCAGAGAGTGAGTATGTTCAGGGACCGCCTCCCATCTGA
- the LOC122775795 gene encoding ankyrin repeat domain-containing protein SOWAHC isoform X5 — MEDDLQDPPLDQDFQQCSSAVTPQDQEQDQSSDCPPSDLDRDGVLDADRIDEVQMAVLGGHKEETQQSNLFTGVFQQGLLQTEQIQDRGSAADVDRGLPQDQDLTTAAANEDEARASCDGVPALVVTQAEEVGQKGMMGSKASAASVKPPPSPEPPERPGEPARVSTDPSLSCSGDGRDMTCADLLSLRSDSVSLASETTVSRRSEEDDTRSLTTSSVMSLFHRLQLDPLEKAWWRSSALGNMAAQRQLLAQEPSLVLKKDFLTGYTALHWAAKQGRQEVVDMMLRSGANVNVRSGYTPLHLASIHGHQHVVHALVNDYNAKTSVRDYHGKVAVHYWSGCSDVFHIAETQEAGGRFSRRRRTQRSSLSSLSSLSSLLMSHSRSQGPSGLSVPAAESEYVQGPPPI, encoded by the exons ATGGAAGACGATCTCCAGGATCCCCCACTGGATCAAGACTTCCAGCAGTGCAGCTCTGCGGTGACTCCTCAAGACCAAGAACAGGACCAGAGTTCTGATTGTCCTCCCTCTGATCTGGATCGGGATGGAGTTCTAGATGCAGACAGGATTGATGAGGTTCAGATGGCGGTCCTTGGTGGTcacaaagaagaaacacaacagtcaaaTCTGTTTACAGGTGTTTTCCAACAGGGTTTGTTACAAACGGAGCAGATCCAGGACCGAGGGTCAGCAGCTGACGTGGACAGAG GTTTGCCTCAGGACCAGGACCTGACAACTGCTGCAGCCAATGAGGACGAGGCTCGGGCGTCATGTGACGGCGTCCCAGCGTTGGTTGTCACTCAGGCAGAGGAGGTGGGAcagaaaggcatgatgggaagtAAA GCGTCAGCCGCTTCAGTCAAGCCTCCGCCGAGTCCAGAACCACCAGAGAGACCCGGAGAACCGGCGAGGGTCTCCACAGATCCCAGTCTGAGCTGCAGCGGTGACGGACGAGACATGACCTGCGCCGACCTCCTGTCTCTGAGGAGCGACTCCGTGTCTCTGGCCAGTGAGACGACCGTCTCCAGGAGG agTGAAGAGGACGACACCAGGAGTTTGACCACCTCCTCTGTCATg TCTCTGTTCCACAGGCTGCAGCTGGATCCTCTGGAGAAGGCCTGGTGGCGGAGCTCCGCTCTGGGGAACATGGCGGCGCAGAGGCAGCTGCTCGCTCAGGAACCGAGTCTGGTGTTGAAAAAA GACTTCCTCACC GGG TAT ACAGCACTTCACTGGGCAGCGAAGCAGGGACGTCAGGAGGTGGTGGACATGATGCTTCGCTCCGGCGCCAACGTCAACGTCAGATCA GGTTACACACCTCTACACCTGGCGTCCATCCACGGACACCAGCACGTTGTCCACGCCCTCGTCAACGACTACA ATGCTAAAACCAGCGTCAGAGATTATCACGGGAAGGTGGCGGTTCATTACTGGAGCGGCTGCTCCGACGTCTTCCACATAGCGGAGACTCAGGAAG CAGGTGGGAGGTTTTCTCGAAGACGTAGGACGCAGCgcagctctctgtcctctctgtcctctctgtcctctctgctcATGTCTCACTCCCGCAGTCAGGGACCTTCAGGTTTGAGTGTCCCTGCTGCAGAGAGTGAGTATGTTCAGGGACCGCCTCCCATCTGA
- the LOC122775795 gene encoding ankyrin repeat domain-containing protein SOWAHC isoform X4, with translation MEDDLQDPPLDQDFQQCSSAVTPQDQEQDQSSDCPPSDLDRDGVLDADRIDEVQMAVLGGHKEETQQSNLFTGVFQQGLLQTEQIQDRGSAADVDRGLPQDQDLTTAAANEDEARASCDGVPALVVTQAEEVGQKGMMGSKASAASVKPPPSPEPPERPGEPARVSTDPSLSCSGDGRDMTCADLLSLRSDSVSLASETTVSRRSEEDDTRSLTTSSVMSLFHRLQLDPLEKAWWRSSALGNMAAQRQLLAQEPSLVLKKDFLTGYTALHWAAKQGRQEVVDMMLRSGANVNVRSHGGYTPLHLASIHGHQHVVHALVNDYNAKTSVRDYHGKVAVHYWSGCSDVFHIAETQEGGRFSRRRRTQRSSLSSLSSLSSLLMSHSRSQGPSGLSVPAAESEYVQGPPPI, from the exons ATGGAAGACGATCTCCAGGATCCCCCACTGGATCAAGACTTCCAGCAGTGCAGCTCTGCGGTGACTCCTCAAGACCAAGAACAGGACCAGAGTTCTGATTGTCCTCCCTCTGATCTGGATCGGGATGGAGTTCTAGATGCAGACAGGATTGATGAGGTTCAGATGGCGGTCCTTGGTGGTcacaaagaagaaacacaacagtcaaaTCTGTTTACAGGTGTTTTCCAACAGGGTTTGTTACAAACGGAGCAGATCCAGGACCGAGGGTCAGCAGCTGACGTGGACAGAG GTTTGCCTCAGGACCAGGACCTGACAACTGCTGCAGCCAATGAGGACGAGGCTCGGGCGTCATGTGACGGCGTCCCAGCGTTGGTTGTCACTCAGGCAGAGGAGGTGGGAcagaaaggcatgatgggaagtAAA GCGTCAGCCGCTTCAGTCAAGCCTCCGCCGAGTCCAGAACCACCAGAGAGACCCGGAGAACCGGCGAGGGTCTCCACAGATCCCAGTCTGAGCTGCAGCGGTGACGGACGAGACATGACCTGCGCCGACCTCCTGTCTCTGAGGAGCGACTCCGTGTCTCTGGCCAGTGAGACGACCGTCTCCAGGAGG agTGAAGAGGACGACACCAGGAGTTTGACCACCTCCTCTGTCATg TCTCTGTTCCACAGGCTGCAGCTGGATCCTCTGGAGAAGGCCTGGTGGCGGAGCTCCGCTCTGGGGAACATGGCGGCGCAGAGGCAGCTGCTCGCTCAGGAACCGAGTCTGGTGTTGAAAAAA GACTTCCTCACC GGG TAT ACAGCACTTCACTGGGCAGCGAAGCAGGGACGTCAGGAGGTGGTGGACATGATGCTTCGCTCCGGCGCCAACGTCAACGTCAGATCA CAT GGG GGTTACACACCTCTACACCTGGCGTCCATCCACGGACACCAGCACGTTGTCCACGCCCTCGTCAACGACTACA ATGCTAAAACCAGCGTCAGAGATTATCACGGGAAGGTGGCGGTTCATTACTGGAGCGGCTGCTCCGACGTCTTCCACATAGCGGAGACTCAGGAAG GTGGGAGGTTTTCTCGAAGACGTAGGACGCAGCgcagctctctgtcctctctgtcctctctgtcctctctgctcATGTCTCACTCCCGCAGTCAGGGACCTTCAGGTTTGAGTGTCCCTGCTGCAGAGAGTGAGTATGTTCAGGGACCGCCTCCCATCTGA